A genomic region of Anaeromyxobacter sp. contains the following coding sequences:
- a CDS encoding histidine kinase → MAETVFEELKRYVEFGPPDGERLRALHAAALPHLQEIAEVFYERILRHEEASKVLHGGESQVGQLKVSLVAWMDSLLRGPWDEAYWLHRYTIGRVHVRIGMPQHYMFGAMNVIRGELDRLVVERLPGSPAQEPTRAAVGKILDLELAIMLHTYRDDLLAQQARVERLSTFGQLVGSIGHDLRNPLGVIETSLFILRGRIGEDERAVKHVARIKEQVDVANGIITNLLDMIRNKPLTREAVRLAEVVAGAVTSVKRPDGVTLAVEGVDGLPTVEGDAVQLRQILFNLLENAVHAASPAGAVLVRGRRGEGQVLLDVEDSGPGVDPATRRRLFEPLITTKAHGIGLGLALVKRIAERHGGGVEYSERAGGGARFTVRLPA, encoded by the coding sequence ATGGCGGAGACGGTCTTCGAGGAGCTGAAGCGGTACGTGGAGTTCGGACCGCCCGACGGGGAGCGCCTGCGCGCCCTCCACGCCGCGGCGTTGCCGCACCTCCAGGAGATCGCCGAGGTCTTCTACGAGCGCATCCTGCGGCACGAGGAGGCCTCCAAGGTCCTGCACGGCGGCGAGAGCCAGGTCGGGCAGCTCAAGGTGAGCCTGGTGGCCTGGATGGACAGCCTGCTGCGCGGCCCCTGGGACGAGGCCTACTGGCTGCACCGCTACACCATCGGCCGGGTCCACGTCCGCATCGGCATGCCGCAGCACTACATGTTCGGCGCCATGAACGTCATCCGCGGCGAGCTGGACCGGCTGGTGGTCGAGCGGCTGCCCGGCTCGCCGGCCCAGGAGCCCACCCGCGCCGCGGTCGGCAAGATCCTCGACCTCGAGCTGGCCATCATGCTGCACACCTACCGCGACGACCTGCTGGCGCAGCAGGCCCGGGTGGAGCGGCTCTCCACCTTCGGGCAGCTGGTGGGCTCCATCGGCCACGACCTGCGCAACCCGCTGGGCGTCATCGAGACCTCGCTCTTCATCCTGCGCGGCCGCATCGGCGAGGACGAGCGGGCCGTCAAGCACGTGGCCCGCATCAAGGAGCAGGTGGACGTCGCCAACGGCATCATCACCAACCTGCTCGACATGATCCGGAACAAGCCGCTCACCCGCGAGGCGGTCCGCCTGGCCGAGGTGGTGGCCGGGGCGGTGACCTCGGTGAAGCGGCCGGACGGGGTGACCCTGGCGGTGGAGGGGGTGGACGGGCTGCCGACCGTGGAGGGCGACGCCGTGCAGCTCCGCCAGATCCTGTTCAACCTGCTGGAGAACGCGGTGCACGCCGCCTCGCCCGCGGGGGCGGTGCTGGTGCGCGGCCGGCGCGGCGAGGGCCAGGTGCTGCTGGACGTGGAGGACAGCGGGCCGGGGGTGGACCCGGCCACCCGGCGCCGCCTCTTCGAGCCGCTCATCACCACCAAGGCGCACGGCATCGGCCTGGGGCTGGCGCTGGTCAAGCGCATCGCCGAGCGGCACGGCGGCGGGGTCGAGTACTCGGAGCGGGCGGGCGGCGGGGCGCGCTTCACGGTGCGCCTGCCGGCCTGA